A genomic segment from Microbacterium sp. SORGH_AS_0428 encodes:
- a CDS encoding immunoglobulin-like domain-containing protein — protein sequence MLTRGGAVWTALALAVAGAVVPTAAQAATPAPLLHYTFDSAAGTTIPDASGNGFDATLQQSGGAVADGSLSLPGGSRGTAAYLDIPTTGLVGKKDLTISTWLSPRTGAGNTAAAFIGAPVASGNSFSSGYWLLNPANPNGYVKSVVTNAVSPGSPWTTEVGPGATNAATSGIRTPAGLSLYTTVIDGTTGQLRVYVNGARISQNAIARDVAAFGSNLVAALGRSTYNDASWSGLVDDFAIYGQALSDADVLALYNAEALDRAVAAVSVPATADADFAVPTSTAGVAVSWGSDNPAIAVNAGTATVTRPAAGSGDADVTLTATFTVGGATRIQAYPVRVPQLLSDAERVAADLASIQIANLEDIRTNFSVPAIGAQGSTITWTVDAAHAASAALRAGVREDSRTVEVTRPAAGSPEIVVGLTAVATHGQATASRTFSARIRPLPAGDEETEAYFWTFFTGEGQGAERVSIAASKGNDALSWNTLNDGQPVFTSTVGTEGLRDPFIIRAPEGDKFYMIATDLKIDGLAGGFTTAQISGSRYIEVWESDDLVNWSEQRHVKVSSDYAGNTWAPEAYWDEELDTFVVFWASNLYPTTNAADRTAVTYNRMMYATTDDFVTFSEPQIWSDVRRGAGLGLIDSTVAKVDGVYHRFTKDEASMTIRHEKSTDLLATITGTLPGATGPADEWTLVKERVASGLPNGEPGGTFTSGEGANIFPANPGDVNGLDWFLFIDQPNYHGGPNHYVPFGTTNLEDGNAWQPLGAKLRQSLPQNADGGKPRHGTVIPITRSEYQRVLEAYATDIAVASVDEMAVTTRVGVAPALPQAHLTKADGSQQSVDVTWDAVPPAAYATAGEFTVAGVAQDDSRMPVEATVTVTPAVSVQATTSARCLAGKAVLSVVLSNTGDSSAAATITTVYGAKTVTVAAGKSASTAFTTRLGAMPAGTTTVSVTQAGATANLTAPYASLACG from the coding sequence ATGCTGACCAGGGGCGGAGCTGTCTGGACCGCCCTCGCGCTCGCCGTCGCCGGCGCGGTCGTCCCGACCGCCGCCCAGGCCGCGACTCCCGCGCCGCTGCTGCACTACACCTTCGACAGCGCCGCGGGTACGACGATCCCGGACGCGAGCGGCAACGGGTTCGACGCCACCCTGCAGCAGAGCGGGGGCGCCGTCGCCGACGGGAGCCTGTCGCTGCCCGGAGGATCCCGCGGCACGGCCGCCTACCTCGACATCCCCACCACGGGTCTCGTCGGCAAGAAGGACCTGACGATCTCGACCTGGCTCTCCCCGCGCACGGGTGCCGGCAACACCGCGGCCGCCTTCATCGGCGCCCCGGTCGCTTCCGGCAACTCCTTCTCGTCGGGCTACTGGCTGCTCAACCCCGCCAACCCGAACGGCTACGTCAAGTCGGTCGTCACGAACGCGGTCTCCCCCGGCTCGCCGTGGACCACCGAGGTCGGCCCCGGGGCCACCAATGCGGCGACCTCTGGCATCCGCACCCCCGCCGGCCTCAGCCTGTACACGACGGTCATCGACGGCACGACGGGTCAGTTGCGCGTCTACGTGAACGGCGCGCGCATCTCACAGAACGCGATCGCCCGCGACGTCGCCGCCTTCGGCTCGAACCTCGTCGCGGCGCTCGGCCGTTCGACCTACAACGACGCGAGCTGGAGCGGCCTCGTCGATGACTTCGCGATCTACGGACAGGCGCTCAGCGACGCCGACGTGCTGGCTCTCTACAACGCCGAGGCCCTCGACCGCGCCGTCGCGGCCGTCTCGGTCCCTGCGACCGCGGACGCGGACTTCGCCGTCCCCACCTCGACCGCGGGCGTCGCCGTGAGCTGGGGATCGGACAACCCGGCCATCGCGGTCAACGCAGGCACCGCGACCGTCACCCGCCCCGCCGCGGGCTCGGGCGACGCCGACGTCACTCTGACCGCCACCTTCACCGTCGGCGGAGCGACCCGCATCCAGGCCTATCCCGTGAGGGTGCCGCAGCTGCTCTCCGACGCCGAACGCGTGGCAGCCGACCTGGCGTCGATCCAGATCGCGAACCTCGAGGACATCCGCACCAACTTCTCCGTGCCGGCCATCGGCGCACAGGGATCCACGATCACGTGGACGGTGGATGCGGCACACGCGGCCTCCGCTGCGCTGCGGGCGGGCGTGCGCGAGGACTCGCGCACAGTCGAGGTGACACGGCCCGCTGCCGGCTCCCCCGAGATCGTGGTCGGGCTGACCGCGGTGGCCACCCACGGCCAGGCGACCGCGAGCCGCACCTTCTCCGCCCGCATCCGGCCGCTGCCGGCGGGCGACGAGGAGACCGAGGCGTACTTCTGGACGTTCTTCACGGGTGAGGGTCAGGGCGCCGAGCGTGTGAGCATCGCCGCGTCCAAGGGCAACGACGCGCTCAGCTGGAACACCCTCAACGACGGCCAGCCCGTGTTCACCTCCACGGTCGGCACCGAGGGGCTGCGCGATCCTTTCATCATCCGCGCTCCCGAAGGCGACAAGTTCTACATGATCGCGACGGACCTGAAGATCGACGGCCTCGCGGGCGGATTCACGACCGCGCAGATCTCCGGCTCTCGCTACATCGAGGTCTGGGAGTCCGACGACCTGGTGAACTGGTCGGAGCAGCGTCACGTCAAGGTGTCGAGCGACTACGCCGGGAACACCTGGGCGCCCGAGGCCTACTGGGACGAGGAGCTGGACACGTTCGTCGTCTTCTGGGCGTCGAACCTCTACCCGACCACGAACGCCGCCGATCGCACCGCCGTCACCTATAACCGGATGATGTACGCGACGACCGATGACTTCGTCACCTTCTCCGAGCCGCAGATCTGGAGCGACGTGCGTCGGGGTGCGGGGCTCGGCCTCATCGACTCCACCGTCGCGAAGGTCGACGGCGTCTACCACCGCTTCACCAAGGACGAGGCGAGCATGACGATCCGCCACGAGAAGTCGACCGATCTGCTGGCGACGATCACGGGCACCCTGCCGGGTGCGACCGGGCCGGCGGACGAGTGGACGCTGGTGAAGGAGCGGGTCGCCAGCGGTCTGCCCAACGGCGAGCCCGGGGGAACGTTCACCAGCGGCGAAGGCGCCAACATCTTCCCCGCCAACCCGGGCGATGTGAACGGCCTGGACTGGTTCCTGTTCATCGACCAGCCCAACTACCACGGCGGGCCCAACCACTATGTGCCGTTCGGGACGACCAACCTGGAGGACGGGAACGCCTGGCAGCCGCTCGGCGCGAAACTGCGCCAGTCGCTCCCGCAGAACGCCGACGGCGGCAAGCCGCGCCACGGCACGGTCATCCCGATCACGCGCTCCGAGTACCAGCGCGTGCTCGAGGCCTACGCGACCGACATCGCGGTCGCCTCGGTCGACGAGATGGCGGTGACGACGCGCGTGGGCGTCGCCCCGGCCCTGCCGCAGGCGCACCTGACGAAGGCGGACGGCTCCCAACAGAGCGTCGACGTCACCTGGGATGCCGTCCCTCCCGCCGCCTACGCCACCGCGGGAGAGTTCACGGTCGCCGGCGTTGCACAGGACGACTCGCGCATGCCGGTGGAGGCCACCGTCACCGTCACCCCCGCGGTGTCCGTGCAGGCCACGACCAGCGCCCGGTGCCTGGCGGGCAAGGCCGTGCTCTCGGTCGTCCTCAGCAACACCGGTGACAGCTCCGCGGCGGCCACCATCACCACGGTGTACGGCGCGAAGACCGTCACGGTGGCGGCCGGCAAGAGCGCGTCGACCGCCTTCACGACGCGGCTCGGCGCGATGCCCGCGGGAACAACCACGGTCTCCGTGACCCAGGCGGGTGCGACCGCGAACCTCACCGCACCGTACGCGTCTCTCGCCTGCGGCTGA
- the hrpA gene encoding ATP-dependent RNA helicase HrpA: MSTPEPVLSFPPELPVSAAREEIARAIEDHQVVIVAGATGSGKTTQLPKICLELGRTRIAHTQPRRIAARTIAERIAEELQVPLGSTVGYKVRFTDKVSADTRVALVTDGILLNEIHRDRLLRRYDTIIIDEAHERSLNIDFLLGYLRRILPERPDLKVIVTSATIDPESFARHFADADGIPAPVIEVSGRTYPVEIRYRPLVPETDDDTDGPAVATPETEDEVSAIVQALRELDAEAPGDVLVFLPGEAEIRDATDAVRAAYSSTAAPTEVLPLYGRLSAAEQHRVFEPSRVAGVRRRVILATNVAETSLTVPGIRYVIDTGTARISRYSNRSKVQRLPIEAISQASAQQRSGRAGRTAPGIAIRLYGEGDFERRPVFTEPEILRTSLAAVILQMLALGFGDISAFPFLTPPDSRGVQSAFDLLVELQAVRQNRQGSSLTQLGREISRLPIDPRFARMLVEARRTDVLPDVLAIVAGMSIQDVRERPEERREEADRLHARFVDPTSDFLTLLNLWNHLREQQDELGSSAFRRLCRAEMLNYVRVREWFDVHRQLSQLLGLRRDAERRNGAADPAAVHRALLSGLLSHIGILDEREKGREGKGTRAEYRGARGTRFSLFPGSGLRKKRPSAVMAAELVETSRLFARTVAAIDPAWAEPLAGDLAKRQLSEPHWSKDAGAATAYEKVTLFGVEIIPRRRVQLARFDRPLAREMFIRHALVDEEWDPSRLGKPLTAFARRNLELRRRLEKVEERERRRDILAGDEAVYAFYDARIPADVFDARSFESWWKDAIGRTPRLLDLSEADLLEGSERADERAFPTRWTQGDQVLSLAYRFEPGAADDGVTAVVPLALLAQLSPRGFDWQVPGMRDELITALLRALPKTIRRHVVPAADWATRFAEELIGAGPEDHSGLPPLSLRDALASRIQRVANQPVSASDFEMERVPDHLLISFRAVDERGRATGSGRDLVALQERFADRARSSVARSLRRGPAAAGPAAAPGTPGARIAANTDGFAERTGVTDWDFGALPEQVDTRVAGGVVRGYPAIVDDGTGVSLRIEATPEAAARATRAGIRRLVLQAVPSPVSYVLDHLTANEKLALAASPYPSAKALVEDARVAVADAVIARTAPDGIVRDRAGFEALRDAFSAAVTDELFAATSLVARILLSLREIERAMKRQNSLTLLGALGDIRAQLDGLIHPGFVSRTGTARLAHLPRYLAAVAERLAQLADQPGRDRQRLTEYERSAAAYADAGGTIPPADAAPASLVHARWLLEEYRVSLFAQRLGTAEPVSAQRILKTLRG, translated from the coding sequence GTGTCAACGCCGGAACCCGTCCTCTCCTTCCCGCCCGAGCTGCCCGTCAGCGCGGCACGGGAGGAGATCGCGCGCGCCATCGAAGACCACCAGGTCGTGATCGTCGCCGGCGCGACCGGATCCGGCAAGACGACGCAGCTGCCGAAGATCTGCCTGGAGCTGGGGCGCACCCGTATCGCGCACACGCAGCCGCGCCGCATCGCCGCGCGGACGATCGCCGAGCGCATCGCAGAAGAGCTGCAGGTCCCGCTCGGCTCCACGGTCGGCTACAAGGTGCGATTCACCGACAAGGTCTCCGCCGACACGCGCGTCGCCCTGGTCACCGACGGCATCCTGCTCAATGAGATCCATCGTGACCGACTCCTGCGCCGCTACGACACGATCATCATCGACGAAGCCCACGAACGCTCCCTGAACATCGACTTCCTGCTGGGGTACCTCCGCCGCATCCTGCCCGAGCGCCCGGATCTGAAGGTCATCGTGACCTCCGCCACGATCGATCCCGAGAGCTTCGCGCGCCACTTCGCCGACGCCGACGGCATCCCCGCTCCGGTGATCGAGGTGTCGGGGCGCACCTATCCCGTCGAGATCCGCTACCGGCCGCTCGTACCGGAGACCGACGACGACACCGACGGGCCTGCCGTTGCCACCCCCGAGACCGAGGACGAGGTGAGCGCCATCGTCCAGGCGCTGCGCGAACTCGACGCCGAGGCACCGGGCGACGTCCTCGTCTTCCTTCCCGGCGAGGCGGAGATCCGCGATGCGACGGATGCGGTGCGCGCCGCCTACTCCTCGACCGCGGCGCCCACCGAGGTGCTCCCCCTCTACGGCCGACTCTCCGCGGCCGAGCAGCATCGGGTGTTCGAGCCCTCCCGCGTCGCGGGAGTGCGGCGCCGGGTGATCCTCGCGACCAACGTCGCAGAGACGAGCCTGACGGTTCCCGGCATCCGCTACGTGATCGACACCGGAACCGCCCGCATCTCCCGCTACAGCAACCGCTCCAAGGTGCAACGGCTGCCGATCGAGGCCATCTCGCAGGCCTCCGCGCAGCAGCGGTCCGGTCGTGCCGGGCGAACAGCGCCGGGCATCGCGATCCGCCTGTACGGGGAGGGCGACTTCGAGCGGCGACCCGTCTTCACCGAGCCGGAGATCCTCCGAACCTCCCTCGCGGCCGTCATCCTGCAGATGCTCGCGCTCGGATTCGGCGACATCTCCGCCTTCCCGTTCCTCACCCCTCCCGATTCGCGGGGCGTCCAGTCGGCGTTCGACCTGCTCGTCGAGCTGCAGGCCGTGCGTCAGAATCGGCAGGGGTCCTCGCTCACGCAGCTCGGGCGGGAGATCTCCCGGCTGCCGATCGACCCGCGCTTCGCGCGCATGCTCGTCGAGGCGCGACGCACCGACGTGCTGCCCGACGTGCTCGCGATCGTGGCCGGCATGTCGATCCAGGACGTGCGCGAGCGTCCCGAGGAGCGGCGCGAGGAAGCAGACCGACTGCACGCGCGCTTCGTCGACCCCACGAGCGACTTCCTGACCCTCCTGAACCTCTGGAACCACCTGCGCGAGCAGCAGGACGAGCTCGGTTCGAGCGCGTTCCGGCGCCTCTGCCGGGCGGAGATGCTCAACTACGTGCGCGTACGGGAGTGGTTCGACGTGCACCGGCAGCTCTCGCAGCTGTTGGGTCTGCGTCGCGACGCCGAGCGCAGGAACGGCGCGGCGGACCCCGCCGCGGTGCATCGGGCTCTCCTGTCCGGGCTGCTCTCGCACATCGGCATCCTCGACGAGCGTGAGAAGGGCCGAGAGGGCAAGGGGACGCGCGCGGAGTATCGCGGGGCACGCGGCACGCGCTTCTCGCTGTTTCCCGGTTCCGGTCTGCGCAAGAAGCGGCCGAGCGCCGTCATGGCCGCGGAGCTGGTCGAGACGAGCCGCCTCTTCGCCCGCACGGTCGCGGCGATCGATCCGGCCTGGGCCGAGCCCCTCGCGGGCGATCTCGCCAAGCGTCAGCTCAGCGAGCCGCACTGGTCGAAGGATGCCGGCGCCGCGACGGCCTACGAGAAAGTCACCCTGTTCGGCGTCGAGATCATCCCGCGTCGGCGCGTGCAGCTCGCGCGCTTCGACCGCCCGCTCGCGCGGGAGATGTTCATCCGTCACGCGCTCGTCGACGAGGAGTGGGATCCCTCCCGCCTGGGGAAGCCTCTGACCGCCTTCGCCCGCCGCAACCTCGAGCTGCGCCGACGCCTGGAGAAGGTGGAGGAGCGCGAGCGCCGCCGCGACATCCTGGCCGGCGACGAGGCGGTCTACGCCTTCTACGACGCCCGCATCCCGGCCGACGTGTTCGATGCCCGCTCGTTCGAGTCCTGGTGGAAGGACGCCATCGGGCGCACGCCGCGCCTGCTCGATCTGAGCGAGGCGGACCTGCTGGAGGGATCGGAGCGCGCCGACGAACGCGCCTTCCCCACCCGTTGGACACAGGGTGATCAGGTGCTCTCGCTCGCGTACCGGTTCGAGCCCGGGGCCGCCGACGACGGCGTGACCGCGGTGGTCCCGCTCGCGCTGCTGGCACAGCTGTCGCCGCGCGGCTTCGACTGGCAGGTGCCGGGCATGCGCGACGAACTCATCACGGCGCTCCTGCGAGCGCTGCCCAAGACGATCCGCCGCCATGTCGTGCCGGCGGCGGACTGGGCGACGCGCTTCGCCGAGGAGCTGATCGGCGCCGGCCCCGAGGATCACTCGGGTCTGCCGCCGCTGTCCTTGCGCGACGCGCTCGCCTCCCGCATCCAACGCGTCGCCAACCAACCCGTGAGCGCGTCCGACTTCGAGATGGAACGCGTGCCCGATCACCTGCTGATCTCGTTCCGCGCGGTCGACGAGCGCGGCCGCGCGACAGGTTCCGGCCGCGACCTGGTCGCCCTGCAGGAACGTTTCGCCGATCGCGCCCGTTCCTCTGTCGCCCGCTCGCTGCGCCGGGGGCCGGCCGCCGCGGGCCCCGCCGCCGCACCTGGCACCCCCGGTGCGCGCATCGCCGCGAACACCGACGGCTTCGCCGAGCGCACGGGAGTGACCGACTGGGACTTCGGCGCGCTCCCCGAGCAGGTCGACACGCGCGTGGCCGGCGGCGTGGTGCGCGGCTACCCCGCGATCGTCGACGACGGCACGGGGGTGTCGCTGCGCATCGAGGCGACACCGGAGGCGGCAGCGCGGGCGACGCGCGCGGGCATCCGCCGCCTCGTGCTCCAGGCTGTGCCCTCCCCCGTCTCCTACGTGCTCGACCACCTCACCGCCAACGAGAAGCTCGCTCTCGCCGCCTCTCCCTACCCCTCGGCGAAGGCCCTCGTCGAGGACGCGCGCGTGGCGGTCGCGGATGCGGTCATCGCTCGCACGGCGCCGGACGGCATCGTGCGCGACCGCGCCGGCTTCGAGGCCCTCAGGGACGCGTTCAGCGCCGCGGTCACGGACGAGCTGTTCGCGGCGACGAGCCTCGTCGCCCGCATCCTGCTCTCCCTGCGCGAGATCGAGCGCGCCATGAAGCGGCAGAACTCGCTGACCCTGCTCGGCGCCCTCGGCGACATCCGCGCCCAGCTGGACGGCCTGATCCACCCCGGTTTCGTCTCCCGGACCGGGACGGCGCGACTGGCCCACCTGCCGCGCTACCTCGCGGCGGTCGCCGAACGACTGGCACAGTTGGCCGACCAGCCCGGGCGCGATCGGCAACGCCTCACCGAGTACGAGCGCTCCGCCGCCGCGTACGCGGATGCCGGCGGCACGATCCCGCCCGCCGACGCAGCGCCCGCATCCCTCGTACATGCCCGATGGCTGCTCGAGGAGTACCGGGTGAGTCTGTTCGCGCAGCGTCTGGGAACGGCGGAACCGGTCTCCGCCCAGCGCATCCTCAAGACCCTGCGCGGCTGA
- a CDS encoding PP2C family serine/threonine-protein phosphatase produces MTGIVVMAGARSDVGRVRKLNEDAVLAQYPVFLVADGMGGHEAGDLASAAVVDAFRHLVGRDDVQPEEVVTAVESAHAAVSQVAGRHARGAGSTLAALVAVVQNGSHAWLVVNIGDSRVYRLVGSSLEQLTVDHSVVQELVDAGKISRSEMSTYPGRNVITRAVGDSQSPADYWLSPIVTGERMLLCSDGLSNDLSDEAVLAGLSLGGSAEQTAYALVDQALARGGRDNISAVVVDVRSGGLAPRADEVTGGFATSEQAAVQPIEVDTITSRRERPIRG; encoded by the coding sequence ATGACCGGGATCGTCGTCATGGCCGGAGCGCGCTCCGACGTCGGCCGCGTCCGCAAGCTGAACGAGGATGCGGTGCTCGCGCAGTACCCCGTCTTCCTCGTCGCCGACGGCATGGGGGGCCACGAAGCGGGTGATCTGGCCAGCGCCGCGGTCGTGGACGCCTTCCGCCACCTCGTCGGTCGCGACGACGTGCAACCGGAGGAAGTGGTGACCGCCGTCGAATCCGCCCACGCCGCGGTGTCGCAGGTCGCGGGGCGTCACGCACGCGGCGCCGGCTCCACCCTCGCCGCCCTGGTCGCCGTGGTGCAGAACGGGTCGCACGCGTGGCTCGTCGTGAACATCGGGGACTCCCGCGTGTACCGGCTCGTCGGCAGCTCGCTCGAACAGCTCACGGTCGACCACTCGGTCGTGCAGGAACTCGTGGATGCGGGAAAGATCAGCCGCTCCGAGATGTCCACCTATCCGGGTCGCAACGTCATCACCCGCGCCGTCGGCGACAGCCAGAGCCCCGCCGACTACTGGCTGTCCCCCATCGTGACCGGCGAGCGCATGCTGCTGTGCTCGGACGGTCTGTCGAACGATCTGAGCGACGAGGCGGTGCTGGCGGGTCTCAGCCTCGGCGGCTCCGCCGAGCAGACCGCGTACGCGCTGGTGGATCAGGCGCTCGCCCGCGGCGGACGCGACAACATCAGCGCCGTCGTGGTGGATGTGCGCTCCGGAGGGCTCGCTCCCCGCGCCGACGAGGTGACGGGCGGCTTCGCGACGAGCGAGCAGGCAGCGGTGCAGCCCATCGAGGTGGACACCATCACCTCGCGACGAGAGCGACCCATCCGTGGCTGA
- a CDS encoding transglutaminase-like domain-containing protein produces MSAPDARARARRPRRTERDIAFLVGNIAFIDALLAIGAASVWTIYRSGWFVLVAAVAILIATGIALLAVWRPLRWWQLALITAGAYVVVGVPVAAPTMITDPATILPGVWGVVSAPVTGWKNLLTLELPLGVYQATLALPFFLMLALGTVALLLALRAVRLWVLAAPLALVITAFGVVFGSSAVDGSWRIGLWELDGVWEATVGLGALLTGFAWYVWRNVHTRRVALRVARSASGVRSSVRVARTLGSRIALAAGMLVIALTLGLALAPWAVSGSSRDVLRTAIDPVLKVRQTLSPLADYRAGFSDERFDDVLFTVAADPGVDRVRLATLSYYDGRVMRATDPQTGNRSDSTEFRRVPASLPADTGNHASATFTVGDYTGIWVPAVGDLTSIDFSGSTRAALSDGFFYNPDSATGVELSDPGLAAGVSYTQTGVITDAPRDPGTLTPSRSGTFDPAFVPESLEEWVSAQDAPSGGAGLVELISRLRARGLLSHALTLDPDAVPVWAQKLGDYTFEPSRSGHSTDRIGDLFTELLKKQNETGGDDDSLLVAAAGDDEQFAVAAALIADHLGFPARVVLGTRLSSDDADLPVCEDGTCTSGDLAAWIEVRDADGSWTAIDTTPQHRVPLSPDVQQRRDPQNMTPVEPEQADTVLPPEADPADASPPQSDEPTDPVDLAWLWATLRISGIAIFALLILLMPAIAVLVAKIMRRRARRSSADPVDRVVGGWEEYLDTAVDHGHRIPPAATRSETAAAVSDAETADPATLAALADRAVFAPGTTTEEESARFWELIDQERQRFASTGGLWTRWKARLSLRSFARGLREAASRDGRGRP; encoded by the coding sequence CGATCTACCGCAGCGGCTGGTTCGTGCTCGTCGCCGCGGTGGCGATCCTCATCGCGACCGGCATCGCCCTGCTCGCCGTCTGGCGCCCGCTGCGCTGGTGGCAGCTCGCGCTCATCACCGCGGGCGCGTATGTCGTCGTGGGCGTTCCGGTCGCCGCGCCCACGATGATCACCGACCCCGCGACGATCCTGCCGGGCGTCTGGGGCGTCGTGAGCGCGCCCGTCACGGGGTGGAAGAACCTGCTGACGCTCGAGCTGCCGCTCGGCGTGTACCAAGCGACCCTCGCACTCCCCTTCTTCCTGATGCTCGCGCTCGGCACAGTGGCTCTCCTGCTGGCGCTGCGCGCGGTCAGGCTCTGGGTGCTCGCGGCGCCGCTCGCACTGGTGATCACGGCGTTCGGCGTCGTGTTCGGTTCGAGCGCGGTGGACGGCTCCTGGCGCATCGGACTCTGGGAACTCGACGGGGTATGGGAGGCGACGGTCGGACTCGGCGCGCTGCTGACGGGCTTCGCGTGGTACGTGTGGCGCAACGTCCACACGCGTCGGGTCGCCCTGCGCGTCGCGCGCTCGGCAAGCGGCGTGCGCTCGTCCGTGCGCGTCGCGCGCACCCTCGGCAGCCGCATCGCCCTCGCCGCCGGAATGCTCGTGATCGCCCTCACCCTGGGCCTCGCGCTCGCACCCTGGGCAGTGTCGGGCTCCTCCCGCGATGTGCTGCGCACCGCGATCGATCCGGTGCTCAAGGTGCGTCAGACGCTGAGCCCGCTCGCCGACTACCGCGCCGGCTTCTCGGACGAGCGGTTCGACGATGTCCTGTTCACGGTCGCCGCCGACCCCGGAGTGGATCGCGTGCGTCTGGCGACCCTCAGCTACTACGACGGCCGGGTCATGCGGGCCACCGACCCGCAGACGGGCAACCGCTCCGACAGCACGGAGTTCCGGCGGGTTCCCGCGTCCCTGCCCGCCGACACGGGCAACCACGCCTCAGCCACGTTCACGGTGGGCGACTACACGGGCATCTGGGTGCCCGCCGTGGGAGATCTCACCTCGATCGACTTCTCGGGATCGACGCGGGCCGCACTGTCGGACGGCTTCTTCTACAACCCGGACTCCGCCACCGGCGTCGAGCTGTCGGACCCGGGACTCGCCGCCGGCGTCAGCTACACCCAGACCGGGGTGATCACCGACGCCCCGCGCGACCCCGGGACGTTGACGCCGTCCCGTTCCGGCACGTTCGACCCGGCCTTCGTCCCCGAATCCCTCGAAGAGTGGGTGAGCGCACAGGATGCGCCCTCGGGCGGCGCCGGCCTGGTCGAGCTGATCTCGCGCCTCCGGGCGCGCGGACTCCTCTCGCACGCGTTGACGCTCGATCCCGACGCCGTCCCGGTGTGGGCGCAGAAGCTCGGCGACTACACGTTCGAGCCCAGCCGCAGCGGTCACTCCACCGACCGCATCGGGGACCTGTTCACGGAGTTGCTGAAGAAGCAGAACGAGACCGGCGGAGACGATGACTCCCTGCTCGTCGCAGCGGCGGGAGACGACGAGCAGTTCGCTGTGGCGGCAGCTCTCATCGCGGATCATCTGGGCTTTCCCGCGCGGGTCGTGCTCGGCACCCGCCTGAGCAGCGACGACGCGGATCTGCCGGTGTGCGAGGACGGCACGTGCACGAGCGGCGACCTGGCGGCGTGGATCGAGGTGCGCGACGCGGACGGCTCCTGGACGGCGATCGACACGACCCCGCAGCACCGCGTCCCCCTCTCGCCCGACGTCCAGCAGCGTCGCGACCCCCAGAACATGACCCCGGTCGAGCCGGAGCAGGCCGACACCGTCCTGCCTCCGGAGGCGGATCCCGCCGACGCGTCGCCGCCGCAGAGCGACGAGCCGACGGATCCGGTGGATCTCGCATGGCTGTGGGCCACGCTGCGCATCTCCGGCATCGCGATCTTCGCGCTGCTGATCCTGCTGATGCCCGCCATCGCGGTGCTCGTGGCGAAGATCATGCGCCGGCGAGCCCGGCGTTCGTCGGCGGACCCGGTCGACAGGGTCGTCGGCGGCTGGGAGGAGTACCTCGACACCGCCGTCGATCACGGCCACCGCATCCCGCCCGCCGCGACCCGGTCGGAGACAGCGGCCGCCGTCTCCGACGCGGAGACCGCGGACCCCGCGACGCTGGCGGCCCTCGCCGATCGAGCGGTGTTCGCCCCGGGAACCACCACCGAAGAGGAATCCGCCCGGTTCTGGGAGCTCATCGACCAGGAACGGCAGCGATTCGCGTCCACAGGCGGCTTGTGGACGCGCTGGAAGGCTCGGCTGTCGCTACGCTCATTCGCACGCGGATTGCGCGAGGCTGCGTCGCGAGATGGAAGGGGACGACCATGA